ggggcttcaggtatgCAACTGCTACACTGCTGAtgaacagggagagcacagccaggtgagggaggcaggtcgAAAAgactttgtgccgtccctgctcacaggggatcctcagcactgccctgaagatctgcacataggagaaaacaatgaatgtaaaacaaacaaataccaAACAGACACTTACAGCAAGAAGCCCCAGTTCCCTGAGGTGGGATTTGGcacaggagagcttgaggatctgtgggatttcacagaagaactggcccagggcattgccatggcacaggggcagggaaaatgtgttggctgtgtgcagcagagcattgagaaaggcactggcccaggcagctgctgccatgtgggcacaagctctgctgcccaggagggtcccgtagtgcaggggtttgcagatggacacatagcggtcgtagcacatgatggtcaggagaaaATACTCTGTAGTAgcgcagaaaacaaaaaaaaagacctgagcagcacatcctgtgtaggagatgttcctggtgtcccagagagaattgtgcatggctttggggacagtggtgcagatggagcccaggtcgctgagggccaggttgagcaggaagaagaacatgggcgtgtgcaggtggtggccgcaggctacggcactgatgatgaggccgttgcccaggagggcagccagggagatgcccagcaagaggccgaagtgcaggagctgcagctgccgcgtgtctgccaatgccagcaggaggaagtgcctgatggagctgctgttggacatttgcaaTGCGTgggcatggggatctgtaaggaaagtaatcatggaatagtCGGTTTTGGATgggactttaaatatcccagcacagcttgggaGCACTTTCCcgccactgcctgcccagggctctgctgcctggagctgtccctgccagcagctgcttccctgtgcccagggctgggccctgccagtgctgccagagcccagcccagccctgggggctcagctctgccctgcagacccctcccagctctggcacggcccaggggcagctctggctctgcaagCTCTGATGGCAACATCAGAGCAACCTTGAGGAGCCTGGAAAAGTGACAGTCATGCCGCCTCTAAGGGGCCCTCTGCTGATTGCTTTAACAGCCTCATTTTTTCAGATCtgtgagactttttttttaaattctcaacTTTAACTGAGAGATCAATATCTATGTGCAATTTCCCAtccaggcaacccagagcagtagatttaaaaagcaggattttccctttaATGCAGTTcttgccttgctgtgctccctgtataatctactttgaaattttctgcagttaaatgtcatgctgggagcagtcctgaacaatgcagcatcctccccacacaaggagaacacttccaagcctgaccagctctctcctcccacccagacctTGTCCCCCAGCGCTGGGaccagctgccagggctggctgagagctgtccttggcaggcagcagagtccctgccctagcacagcgccctgggctgcaggaccctgctctgcaggacagccctgggcacccctggctgctctgcacaagagacaatcagagaatgtattCACAGGgcctgtaggcattgggatgttccagctttaggagatggctccaggagctgcagctgcattgtcctgcagccagaggttcctttgccaagggctggcagtgattctgccccaggcacttctcagcaccttcccagccctgctgggctggcagaagagctgctcatcaagagaaatgtgcttttgaagctttgCTTggtcaccaggagctgcctctgtgccaggagcccagcccagctcagcagcgcagacacagcacaaggactttaatgagcctctggggctttgtgctgaggccctgaacatcagtccctgagagggaactgaagaaacctctccacaactccaagtcagaatccaactccaaagtttatTTGACTTTTAATGGGTtccactgagggacacgactgagaaagtgtccccggaggcagagcagagaactggaggcagtgatgagaGGTGGGGACAAaaagaagccaagtcttggtgccctggggcacagcagcagggtctgtgccaccaagggctgggaggagacaccttgtcctgaggcactggggcctcctggcacagccccagccaggctgggcactgtcagccccttgtcctgccctcagcatcccccctagcccacatcccagtggcctcaaggatctgctggaaggaatccctgggaagccttgctcagcaatggccctgggggtCTTTAATGCTCCCTGCatggactgcaggtttttcaaagaactttgggtttggcttttgccttggggtgtctgagaggtttgtgcaatcattgcctccaattatctgctgtaattaatCCCTGGAGAgcctttgtcagtaacaacactcagtgggctcagtgggctcattaatgcttcaaggtacttcagttattttaacgtacttggtgttttccttttgatacagactctgtgagtggTTTGTGTAATcctggccccaattatctgcttaattgtgtcccttgagagctttgcaCTGATACCCAGTGGAGCTCAGTAAcgccttgagatactcaaggtttaaAGGTATTTTATGAACttaagaatacttttaggtacttttaggaattttccttcccacactgagtctcttAGAGATTTTTGTGCCATCCTCACCTCCAGTTCTCTCTTCCAAGGAGACCATGAGGATCCTGTGCTGTGTATCTTCCaactttctgttttacaacaaagatggaactgaaagaattttgtaagactttctaaaagcatccaaacaagCATGGGACAATTAACAGTACAACAGCAACCACTAAGAGAATGAATAGTCCTGTTTTAGCTAGAtatcatccaaccctttagtcccttggattggaagagtttattgaaccagtctttgttttccatttgaagcttcttgaacccttcctacagtacctgaatgctcttgtggattgacttgctgtggctggagaggtgcatccaacacatgccctcagagtctacacagcccATGCCCATGCGTCCAGAGTAAAACCTCTATCGCTGTAttgcaaggtggcatgtctgatggtctctatgtctgagagcaaGCCACTCAATGTGTGGGAGgcagcattggtttgcttacttaacaagcacccaagatggtctaattgtcctaaagctttagctgcagccacccaaggtagtccaaattgggggtgctaccatctgatacctggattaaatcttgcaaagccatctctttgatatcatccaatacttTTCTGGAGATATCTGCTGCTTAGTCATCTGGTAGACTgggtttttccttctccagctagatggcTGAGTGTCAACTCTGCCTTTacctcattattagcatagtctgctaataattgatttagtaaacacttccatcccccttcccacagggtaTATCCTTTAGGTGGCAACATCATGGCCATAATATATTTTAGGTCATAGGGGATTTAGACATGATctgtaaacatggccctcatGAGGCTATTATAACAAAGTAAGTCcttcctatggtctttagctGCCCTACCACAGATTCTTGATTTCCTcgtaaaccaatggctgatacctgggattcttCCCACTAACTTCATATGAGGGCAACAAGGAGTTTTAAGGCTATTTGCtagtctccttccttaactggaggcatggcccagggtgAAGGTGGATTGATTGACAGTGGGGGCATGACCCACAGTTGCAGGGGTGGACTCTGGAGGTTCGTTCAGGGCGGAAGAGAAGtttgtggtagcaggaagtggagaagccaagatggagggaggatggtgCGGCTCCTGAGCCACATTcgggctccttccatcttgagtctccagggcatgatgcactatcagctaaccccagctgatgtgactgatacagggagccctgaatgtcatggtccctGTTCAAGCGCCAAATGTCACAAtgagggtggctgtgacaaacctctctggttccttGACTTCAGGGGGAGGGTGgcgaaaatgaaaaggagcaggatcaatggagttgtttaaaaggaagtttaataacagggtgaaaaacaataaacacgGAGAAGTTGAGAACAGTACGAGGGGCAGTATCCTAAGACCTGAGACAAAGGGGAAGCAATAGACACTCAGGGCTAGAAAACTAGAACAATTACCATATAGAAGAAATAAGTAACCAATAAACCAAGAGGGGATTAGAACTTGGAAAACTTAGAATAACAACACTTTAGGCttatgggggaactctcaagcTCACCCTATGTTAAACAAATGATTCCTAGGACTTGAAACTCATGCCAAATTCTTTTGGGataaaatctggctgactccGAGTTACAGCCAGGCTATCTCCTACGCCAGTGATttgcactggccccttgggactATGTGGTCCATcagagccacaatgatgtccttggttccatgaggccccacagtgtcacagtggtcccttggatccacggtgctctgcagtgtcacaatggccccttcattttacaaggctcccaaatgtcacattggtctccataAGAAGGAAACCATGGAGcccccatgtttcaggagctgatgaacggcaaccaccagaggccaaggcaagcctgatctgtctgtcctggcagctttgcttgaagcaacccttggatatttggAATTATGAATGTGGAGTCctaatttcagacatttgtgcctggagaagaggaaggtTTTCCTTCCATAAAAAGCAAAGgacagagccctttccagtgtttggaaaacagaTGAGTTCTGGCActcaggagtcaaagaccagccatagctgtctgtcctggcagcttctgTCTGCcagcaatccttggatacacagaaatttggaggtggaatccaaatTGTTGGCCATAGATACCTGGAAAAGACAGAGTGTTCTTTTCCATACAAAagaaagcccagagccccagtgtttcaggggcagatgggagtggccttccacattccaaggtcagccagaatgttcaggtgacccctgggaggccaaggcagccacaTCT
The sequence above is a segment of the Zonotrichia albicollis isolate bZonAlb1 chromosome 35, bZonAlb1.hap1, whole genome shotgun sequence genome. Coding sequences within it:
- the LOC141726460 gene encoding olfactory receptor 14J1-like translates to MSNSSSIRHFLLLALADTRQLQLLHFGLLLGISLAALLGNGLIISAVACGHHLHTPMFFFLLNLALSDLGSICTTVPKAMHNSLWDTRNISYTGCAAQVFFFVFCATTEYFLLTIMCYDRYVSICKPLHYGTLLGSRACAHMAAAAWASAFLNALLHTANTFSLPLCHGNALGQFFCEIPQILKLSCAKSHLRELGLLAVSVCLVFVCFTFIVFSYVQIFRAVLRIPCEQGRHKVFSTCLPHLAVLSLFISSVAVAYLKPPSLSSPSLDLALSVLYSVVPPALNPLIYSLRNQELKAAVWRLMTGCFQKH